The proteins below are encoded in one region of Candidatus Scalindua japonica:
- a CDS encoding DUF2442 domain-containing protein, with protein MSTLTFEASAKKVWFDNENMWVSLIDGRQLSIPLVYFPRLLNATPEQRCKYEMSGGGTGLHWEEIDEDISVPGLLLGYKDLTYYKNKI; from the coding sequence ATGAGCACTTTAACATTTGAAGCTTCTGCAAAAAAGGTATGGTTTGATAATGAAAATATGTGGGTTAGTCTCATTGATGGAAGGCAACTATCAATTCCACTTGTATATTTTCCTCGTTTACTTAATGCAACGCCAGAACAAAGATGCAAATATGAAATGAGTGGTGGTGGGACAGGACTCCACTGGGAAGAGATTGATGAGGATATTAGCGTTCCGGGACTATTGTTAGGTTATAAAGACCTGACATATTACAAAAATAAGATTTAA
- a CDS encoding SpvB/TcaC N-terminal domain-containing protein, which produces MAVENNQAPTLSLPKGGGAVNGIGETFQPDLFTGTGNFSIPISVSPGRNGFGPQLNLEYSSGNGNSPFGLGWKLSLARVTRKSQKGLPRYNSQDTFIISGTEDLVPHLKKISQNPDNWQLITFDRSPYSVTCYRPRTEGDFARIEQWTHTNGDMHWRAISKNNVTSVYGFRSAARIADPQDSHRVYEWLLEETFDEKGNHIRYEYAREATHEAQLYLRRIFYGNSRQAVGQKRRGINHQNAVQETDRHYLFEVLFDYFDLTPASNDPYISPASNQDIINLADDRPDPFSNFRPSFELKMSKRCRRVLMFHHFTELGGPTLVKSTDFEYETNSDNLFSFLKNVHLTGYTKSGSTYLSKQYPPIALTYSKFEPEQKHYQNVSAPGDEMPALSFQDPDQMWLDLSGNAFPDALHTSANLYQVWKNHGQAVLDRPRPMVNQPTGVVMSQSHVKAGDHDGDSVSDLVVTAPLKGVYETDRENGWKDFRLFESFPSVELDDEHLRFVDLTGDGLPDMIVSLDHHFLWYQNLGEKGYGEPRHIERIYDLDSFPDLQFQNSTEKIEFADMTGDGLSDLVYVHDGRIDYWPNQGYGSFGEKVTMKNAPQIGFGFDPNRLFLVDLDGSGCADIVYVAYDHIRFWFNRSGNSWSHASDIHGTPPVTNMDHIQFVDLFGSGTSTLVWSYNASRYPGKNIKVLDFCAGGKPYLLTGMSNNLGAETQVYYAPSTKYYLEDEKNGRPWVTKLPIAIHCVDRVEVIDHISQSKLVTQYKYHHGYYDTREKEFRGFGCVEQLDAETFDLSDPFRVPPVLTKTWFHTGTYFDGEELQNQFRKEFYQGDATAFPLPDFDVDVGQKPKEAYRALRGSMIRTEVYALDGTNKEKHPYSVDEITYHVKMLQPALTDSGHAAFLPLRQHSVNYHYERNPDDPRIGHQISLDVDDFGNVTKSCVIGYPRRNPAFLEQGKTLITFVESDYANVPEHKLYYMVAVPYGARTYELTEVPRAVGQLYSQADILNAFGNATNIPYEKKAMAGVLEKRIVEGNRILYYKNDLSGPLNLGQVESLLLKYETYTMAFTPQLIQDVFGDSATNNVMHNEGGYQLMDGFWWTPSGKNIPNAAHMFQVEQYVDPFQKTHATRYDQYDLLMEETIDPSGNSTKSKNDYRVLQTWEMTGPNGNRTQVAFDRLGLVAATAVMGKTTESVGDSLATLIKDLSQTAIDVFFADPAANSSGLLKKATRRHIYDIHRFIRTGEPNVVSTLTRDTHDSDSSGSLHIQNSLIFIDGFGRNIQRKAFAENTNWRVTGWQVFNHKGNPVKQYEPFFSTVPTYQDASTAIQGKAATLFYDPLDRVVLTLHSNHSYEKNVIGTWKQENWDLNDTVLMHDPKTDVHVGAFFARLSNADYLPTWYKSRDQGQMGTEEKIAAEKTAKHANTPMISHLDTLGREFLKIADNGSAGKYETRIEIDIEGNDHAIKDPRNIEVFKHRFNMLSRKISIESRDAGKRLILPNVQNQTIYAEDEEGNKSKTVYDAAGRLIENWVSKGSGAARLAEKTIYGDSLGPNAAQFNHRGKIYQTFDGAGLFEGTEYDFKGNMRKSKRQLLKAHQGDIDWNVSTAGSLLSNDVFEMETTYDANNRVKSTKSPDQSTYFPTYNEAGLIDSVQVALRGESNPANWISFVTNIDYNAREQREKIEYGNGAFTDYEYDAHTFRLTRLTTKKGNKTFQKLNYTYDPSGNVMHLEDKSQRAIYFNNQVVTPSTDYEYDAIYRLILAEGREHGGQGADLQRDQNDFPIQALSHTNDLKALRLYKETYAYDEAGNFIQMAHQTIGSATGNWTRHYDRATTSNRLMGTSLPSDAANQYSTKYKYDDNGNIKKFPHLGTVTWDFKNQMTSADLGGGGHVYYQYDQAGKRVRKVIENASGQKVKERI; this is translated from the coding sequence ATGGCAGTAGAAAATAACCAGGCACCCACGCTCTCTCTTCCCAAAGGTGGCGGTGCCGTAAATGGAATTGGTGAAACCTTTCAGCCAGATTTGTTTACAGGAACTGGCAATTTTTCTATTCCGATTTCAGTCTCTCCCGGCAGAAATGGCTTTGGCCCCCAACTGAATCTTGAATATAGTTCTGGCAATGGAAATAGTCCTTTTGGATTAGGATGGAAGCTTTCTCTAGCGCGTGTCACACGAAAGTCTCAAAAAGGTTTACCACGCTATAACTCGCAAGATACATTTATTATTTCTGGCACAGAAGATCTTGTACCGCATCTGAAAAAAATTTCCCAAAATCCTGATAATTGGCAGTTAATCACGTTTGATCGATCGCCCTATTCAGTCACTTGTTATCGTCCGCGCACCGAAGGCGATTTTGCACGCATTGAACAATGGACGCATACGAATGGGGACATGCATTGGCGGGCTATCTCTAAGAATAATGTGACCAGTGTTTACGGCTTTCGGTCAGCAGCGCGTATTGCTGATCCCCAGGATTCACATCGTGTGTATGAATGGCTGCTGGAAGAAACCTTTGACGAAAAAGGCAATCATATTCGCTATGAATATGCGCGTGAAGCCACTCATGAAGCACAACTGTACCTTCGTCGTATCTTTTATGGCAATAGTCGTCAAGCTGTTGGTCAAAAACGAAGGGGAATTAATCATCAGAATGCCGTACAAGAGACAGATCGCCATTATTTATTCGAAGTTCTATTTGACTATTTTGATTTAACGCCAGCTTCAAATGATCCTTATATAAGTCCTGCTTCAAATCAAGACATCATAAACCTTGCAGATGATAGACCTGATCCTTTTTCCAATTTTCGTCCCAGCTTTGAATTAAAAATGTCTAAACGCTGTCGACGCGTTTTAATGTTTCATCATTTTACAGAATTAGGTGGACCGACATTAGTGAAGTCTACGGATTTTGAATATGAAACGAATTCAGACAATTTATTTTCCTTTTTGAAAAACGTTCATTTAACTGGTTACACCAAAAGCGGCAGCACCTATCTGTCTAAACAATATCCACCTATCGCCTTAACTTATTCCAAATTTGAGCCAGAGCAAAAACATTATCAAAATGTAAGTGCCCCGGGTGATGAGATGCCGGCACTATCTTTTCAAGATCCAGATCAAATGTGGTTAGACCTTTCCGGAAATGCATTTCCAGATGCATTACACACCTCAGCCAATCTTTATCAAGTATGGAAAAACCACGGTCAAGCTGTTTTAGATCGTCCTCGACCCATGGTTAATCAGCCCACGGGTGTTGTGATGTCACAATCCCATGTCAAAGCTGGTGATCATGATGGCGATAGTGTCAGTGATTTGGTGGTGACGGCACCTTTGAAAGGTGTCTATGAGACCGACAGAGAAAATGGTTGGAAAGATTTCAGGCTATTTGAATCCTTCCCAAGTGTTGAACTTGATGATGAACATCTTCGCTTTGTAGATTTAACCGGCGATGGTCTGCCTGATATGATTGTGAGTCTTGATCATCATTTTCTTTGGTATCAGAATCTGGGTGAAAAAGGCTATGGAGAACCCAGGCATATAGAGCGGATTTATGACTTAGATTCATTTCCAGATCTGCAATTCCAAAATTCCACAGAGAAAATTGAATTTGCAGACATGACAGGTGACGGCCTAAGCGATTTGGTTTATGTGCATGATGGACGCATTGATTATTGGCCCAATCAAGGTTATGGTAGTTTTGGGGAAAAAGTGACCATGAAAAATGCACCTCAAATTGGATTTGGTTTTGATCCAAACCGTCTTTTTCTGGTGGATTTAGATGGATCTGGTTGCGCAGATATTGTTTATGTGGCTTATGATCATATTCGATTCTGGTTTAATCGATCTGGAAATTCCTGGAGTCATGCATCAGATATTCATGGTACACCGCCTGTGACAAATATGGACCATATTCAATTTGTAGATTTATTCGGCTCTGGCACATCTACCTTGGTCTGGAGTTATAATGCAAGCCGTTATCCGGGTAAGAATATTAAGGTACTTGATTTTTGTGCAGGTGGAAAACCTTATCTGCTAACAGGCATGAGCAATAATCTGGGTGCTGAAACGCAGGTTTATTATGCCCCATCCACAAAATATTATCTTGAAGATGAAAAAAATGGAAGGCCATGGGTAACCAAACTTCCCATAGCGATTCATTGTGTGGACCGCGTCGAAGTCATAGATCATATCAGTCAGTCAAAATTGGTAACACAATACAAATATCATCACGGTTATTATGATACACGTGAAAAAGAGTTTCGCGGATTTGGCTGTGTTGAACAATTAGACGCAGAAACATTTGATCTATCAGATCCTTTTCGCGTTCCACCTGTTTTGACTAAAACCTGGTTTCATACGGGTACTTATTTCGATGGAGAGGAATTGCAAAATCAGTTCCGAAAAGAATTTTATCAAGGTGATGCAACTGCATTTCCTTTGCCTGATTTTGATGTGGATGTTGGCCAGAAACCTAAAGAAGCTTATCGGGCCTTGCGTGGTTCCATGATTCGTACTGAAGTGTATGCCTTGGACGGCACAAATAAAGAAAAGCATCCATATTCTGTGGACGAGATAACCTATCATGTCAAAATGCTGCAACCAGCATTGACAGATAGTGGGCATGCCGCTTTTTTGCCGCTTCGTCAACATAGTGTGAATTATCATTACGAACGCAATCCTGATGACCCGCGTATTGGCCATCAAATATCACTTGATGTTGATGATTTTGGAAATGTGACCAAGTCTTGCGTGATTGGTTATCCGCGGCGCAATCCAGCCTTTTTAGAACAGGGGAAAACATTAATCACCTTTGTAGAATCTGATTATGCGAATGTGCCAGAGCATAAGCTTTATTATATGGTGGCTGTTCCCTATGGTGCGCGTACTTATGAACTCACTGAAGTGCCCAGAGCGGTTGGTCAGCTTTATTCGCAAGCAGATATTCTCAATGCTTTTGGGAATGCCACAAACATTCCATATGAAAAGAAAGCAATGGCGGGTGTGCTTGAGAAGCGAATTGTAGAAGGAAATCGCATTCTATATTACAAAAATGATTTGTCAGGGCCTTTAAATCTGGGTCAGGTGGAATCCCTACTGCTCAAATATGAAACCTATACTATGGCCTTTACTCCACAACTCATTCAAGATGTTTTTGGAGACAGTGCCACGAATAACGTGATGCATAATGAGGGCGGATATCAATTAATGGATGGCTTTTGGTGGACACCTTCAGGCAAAAACATACCCAATGCTGCACATATGTTTCAAGTGGAACAATATGTTGATCCTTTTCAAAAAACACATGCAACCCGATATGACCAGTATGACTTATTAATGGAAGAAACCATTGATCCATCAGGCAATAGCACGAAATCAAAAAATGATTATCGTGTTCTTCAAACCTGGGAAATGACAGGACCAAATGGCAATCGCACCCAGGTTGCTTTTGATCGTCTGGGCTTAGTTGCAGCAACTGCAGTGATGGGAAAAACGACTGAAAGTGTGGGGGATTCCTTAGCAACCTTGATAAAAGATCTGAGCCAGACTGCCATAGATGTTTTTTTTGCAGACCCAGCTGCAAATTCATCCGGACTTCTGAAAAAAGCAACACGTCGTCATATTTATGACATTCACCGCTTTATTCGCACAGGCGAGCCAAATGTGGTCAGTACGTTAACGCGTGACACACATGATTCTGATTCCAGTGGTTCACTGCATATACAAAACAGTCTTATTTTTATTGATGGATTTGGACGCAATATTCAAAGAAAAGCTTTCGCTGAAAATACCAATTGGCGTGTCACGGGTTGGCAAGTCTTTAATCACAAGGGAAATCCAGTCAAGCAATATGAACCTTTTTTCTCAACCGTTCCGACCTATCAGGATGCGTCAACTGCTATTCAGGGCAAAGCAGCCACACTTTTTTATGATCCACTTGATCGAGTTGTGCTCACCTTACATTCAAATCACAGCTACGAAAAAAATGTGATTGGCACCTGGAAACAAGAAAACTGGGATTTAAATGATACGGTCTTAATGCATGATCCGAAAACAGATGTGCATGTAGGTGCTTTTTTTGCGCGACTTTCCAATGCAGACTATTTGCCGACCTGGTACAAGTCCCGTGATCAGGGCCAAATGGGTACTGAGGAGAAAATAGCTGCTGAAAAAACAGCAAAGCATGCGAATACGCCTATGATTTCTCATTTGGATACATTAGGGCGTGAATTTTTAAAAATCGCAGATAATGGAAGTGCCGGCAAATATGAAACCAGAATTGAAATTGATATTGAAGGCAATGACCATGCGATTAAAGATCCGAGAAATATTGAAGTTTTCAAACATCGCTTCAATATGTTGTCACGCAAGATTTCCATTGAGAGTCGAGATGCAGGCAAGCGTTTGATTTTGCCGAATGTTCAAAATCAAACCATTTATGCTGAAGATGAAGAAGGCAATAAAAGCAAAACGGTTTATGACGCCGCGGGTCGTCTGATTGAAAACTGGGTTTCAAAAGGATCTGGCGCAGCACGCTTAGCTGAAAAAACAATTTATGGGGACTCGCTTGGCCCCAATGCCGCTCAATTCAATCATCGTGGAAAAATTTATCAAACCTTTGATGGGGCAGGATTATTCGAAGGAACGGAATATGATTTTAAAGGAAATATGAGAAAGTCTAAAAGACAACTTTTAAAAGCGCACCAGGGAGATATTGATTGGAATGTGTCAACTGCAGGATCTTTGCTGAGCAATGATGTATTTGAGATGGAAACAACTTATGATGCCAACAATCGTGTCAAATCAACGAAAAGTCCGGATCAGAGCACTTATTTCCCGACTTATAATGAAGCCGGTCTGATTGATTCAGTTCAAGTGGCCTTGCGCGGCGAAAGCAATCCGGCTAATTGGATCTCATTTGTCACAAATATTGACTACAATGCCAGGGAACAACGTGAGAAGATCGAATATGGAAATGGTGCATTTACGGATTATGAATATGATGCGCATACATTTCGATTAACCCGATTAACAACCAAAAAAGGGAATAAAACCTTTCAAAAATTGAATTACACGTATGATCCCAGCGGCAATGTCATGCATCTTGAAGATAAATCACAGCGCGCGATTTATTTTAATAATCAAGTTGTCACACCGTCTACGGATTATGAATATGATGCCATTTATCGCTTAATCCTCGCAGAGGGAAGAGAACATGGCGGTCAAGGTGCTGATTTACAGCGTGATCAAAATGATTTTCCAATTCAAGCGCTTTCACATACCAATGACTTAAAAGCACTCAGACTATATAAAGAAACTTATGCTTATGATGAAGCAGGAAATTTCATTCAAATGGCGCATCAAACCATTGGTTCTGCCACAGGAAATTGGACACGTCATTATGATCGCGCTACAACAAGCAATCGATTGATGGGTACAAGTTTACCGTCTGATGCAGCGAATCAATACTCAACCAAATATAAATATGATGATAATGGAAATATTAAAAAATTTCCACATCTTGGCACTGTGACCTGGGATTTTAAAAATCAGATGACTTCTGCAGACCTGGGCGGTGGCGGTCATGTTTATTATCAATATGATCAAGCAGGAAAACGCGTGCGTAAAGTGATAGAAAATGCATCTGGGCAAAAAGTCAAAGAACGCATTTAG
- a CDS encoding type II toxin-antitoxin system HicB family antitoxin — protein MHNYTAVIEKCNDTGLYVGYVPGFPGAHSQGETLEEINKNLYEVIEMILEDGEPEFESKFVGIQNISVA, from the coding sequence ATGCATAACTACACAGCTGTAATAGAAAAATGCAATGATACAGGTTTATATGTAGGGTATGTTCCCGGGTTTCCTGGTGCCCATTCACAAGGCGAAACACTTGAAGAGATCAACAAGAATCTTTACGAAGTAATTGAAATGATTCTTGAGGATGGAGAACCAGAATTTGAAAGTAAATTTGTTGGAATACAAAACATATCAGTGGCATAG
- a CDS encoding RHS repeat domain-containing protein, with the protein MDGTKAIALVETKIKQNSNTISSPVSLIRYQFADHLGSSRVELDQNGTKISYEEYYPFGGTTYHSFKNGTGFVPKRYRYSGKERDDESGFYYYGKRYYVPWLGRWLSPDPGLNQDGLNLYQFIGNNPLNQIDPDGQFAYATSAAKANVVKDALQRDVVKRQGEMFIEPHFDYVKVPGRLWGENTEKKLVGYRIRIRLSDVPFESNGENGSRTAAEFLDLSLNDPRTRIVVFPESEAWKPRAEDWDDKMNPIKWTTDICASGCGEVLPGHSTIPPAVIVEPDPKRFKEFPLPEVPWDAERQEYGLPKDGDEGKVENVQGLVFLHEIVGHAYGMSLDSEMELREQDFAILVEDTARQELGLLQRRPEKPKGYNNGVGLEDLRKHSRDVKLEKDLHKRFPVGRSQIEKKYRPDLYGQPTDYTKLKKKE; encoded by the coding sequence ATGGATGGGACAAAAGCCATTGCTCTGGTGGAAACCAAAATCAAACAAAATTCAAATACAATTTCAAGTCCTGTGAGTTTGATCCGTTATCAATTTGCGGATCATCTGGGTTCATCGCGTGTAGAGCTTGATCAAAATGGCACGAAAATCAGTTATGAAGAATATTATCCGTTTGGCGGTACCACCTATCATTCTTTTAAAAATGGAACTGGCTTTGTCCCCAAACGCTACCGGTATTCAGGCAAAGAAAGAGATGATGAAAGTGGATTCTATTATTATGGAAAACGTTATTATGTGCCGTGGCTGGGACGTTGGTTGAGTCCAGATCCGGGACTGAATCAAGATGGACTTAATCTCTATCAATTTATTGGCAATAATCCTTTGAACCAAATTGATCCGGATGGCCAATTTGCCTATGCCACTAGTGCAGCAAAAGCAAATGTGGTCAAAGATGCATTGCAACGCGATGTGGTAAAAAGACAGGGCGAGATGTTTATTGAACCGCATTTCGATTATGTTAAGGTACCTGGTCGACTATGGGGTGAAAATACTGAAAAAAAATTAGTGGGTTATCGAATTCGGATTCGCTTAAGCGATGTTCCCTTTGAATCAAATGGAGAAAATGGAAGTCGAACGGCTGCTGAATTCCTCGATTTATCGCTCAATGATCCACGTACACGCATTGTGGTTTTTCCAGAAAGTGAAGCGTGGAAACCGCGCGCTGAGGATTGGGATGATAAAATGAATCCAATCAAATGGACGACCGATATTTGTGCCTCTGGTTGCGGTGAAGTCTTACCTGGACATTCCACCATACCGCCAGCCGTTATTGTGGAACCGGACCCAAAACGGTTTAAAGAATTTCCACTGCCGGAAGTGCCTTGGGATGCAGAGCGGCAGGAATATGGATTGCCGAAGGACGGTGATGAGGGGAAAGTTGAAAATGTTCAAGGCCTCGTATTTTTGCATGAAATTGTGGGTCATGCCTATGGGATGTCATTAGATTCGGAAATGGAATTACGTGAGCAAGATTTTGCCATCTTAGTGGAAGATACCGCGCGCCAGGAATTAGGATTGCTACAGAGAAGACCTGAAAAACCCAAGGGCTATAATAACGGTGTAGGACTTGAAGATTTAAGAAAGCATTCGCGGGATGTGAAACTAGAAAAAGATTTGCACAAACGATTTCCAGTGGGACGTTCACAAATTGAGAAGAAATATCGGCCTGATCTTTATGGGCAACCCACTGATTACACGAAGTTAAAGAAAAAGGAATAG
- a CDS encoding DUF4160 domain-containing protein: protein MPKVFEWKGCRFHFFSNEGVPLEAIHIHVRKGPNRAKFWIEPIISLASNYGFNSKELNEFKSKIEENKNMIKEKWNEHFNI from the coding sequence ATGCCTAAAGTATTCGAATGGAAAGGATGCAGGTTTCATTTTTTCTCAAATGAAGGAGTTCCACTTGAGGCAATTCATATTCATGTTCGCAAAGGACCAAACAGAGCAAAATTCTGGATTGAACCTATTATATCTTTAGCCAGTAACTACGGATTTAACAGTAAAGAATTGAATGAGTTTAAAAGTAAGATAGAAGAAAACAAAAATATGATTAAGGAAAAATGGAATGAGCACTTTAACATTTGA
- a CDS encoding type II toxin-antitoxin system HicA family toxin encodes MGNIPVLKPSEEIAILKNLGFTEVRQKGSHRQFRHQDGRGTTVPFHAGRDISPILLRKVAKDIGLSIEDFLKER; translated from the coding sequence ATGGGAAATATACCTGTTTTAAAACCATCAGAGGAAATCGCAATTCTTAAGAATCTTGGATTTACTGAAGTTCGACAAAAAGGTTCACATAGACAGTTTCGTCACCAAGATGGCAGGGGAACAACAGTACCTTTTCATGCCGGCAGAGATATTTCCCCTATACTACTGAGGAAAGTGGCAAAAGATATAGGCCTTTCAATTGAAGATTTTTTAAAAGAACGTTAA